TTTTGGGAGTTTCATTGGGTAACCAAGGACGATCTGCTTTGCCATCAAATAACATATGCACACCTTGGAAAACTACGCGATTCTCTTCGCCTTTGACATTGAGAATGCCTTTCATTCGGAAAATATCAGGACCGCGATCGCGCAATAATTCTCCTATCCAATTATTCAATTTTTCTGGGTCTAACTCTCCAGACTCATTAATTATAATCGATCCCACGGTTTCATCATGTTCATGGGCATCTTCTCCTAAGAAATCAGGATCCACTTCTAAAGCGCGATCGAGATTAAATGCTTGTACTCCTAAAATATGATCCATTTCTACTTTTGCATCCTGAGTGGGATAAATTTTTGCCATCGCATTCATACTACGGATACGCTGTTCTAACGTTTGTAATTCCTCAGCAGTCACTAAATCGGTTTTATTCAGTAATACCACATCTGCAAAGGCAATTTGTTCTTGGGCTTCTTCTGCATCCCAATGTTGATGGATATGTTTAGCATCCACCACCGTAACAACAGCATCTAAATTGGTTTGTTCTCGTACATCCTCATCCATAAAGAAGGTTTGAATCACGGGTGCAGGATCAGCAATTCCCGTGGTTTCTATGACGAGATGATCAAACTTATCACGACGCTTCATTAAATTACCAATCATGCGAATGAGATCGCCACGAACTGTACAACAGATACAGCCGTTGTTCATTTCAAAAATTTCTTCGTCAGTATCAATTACTAATTGATTATCAATTCCCACTTCCCCATATTCGTTAATGACCACAGCCACTTTTTTGCCATGTTCATGGGTTAGGATACGATTAAGAAGCGTTGTTTTCCCTGCTCCGAGATAACCCGTTAATACTGTGACTGGTACAGAGGTTTGAGTTGCCACCATCAGTTGAATCTCACTCCTGCAATGATAATCATTATTTTCTGATTGTAACGAAAGGGTTGCTTAATTGCCCCTAGTGCCAAGTTTAACAGTTATTCTTCAGAGATTCTGCCACTATTTCTTGATTACACTGGAATTAAGCGTTTATTTATCATCCAGGTTGGTAATGCCCTCAGACCCCTTAGAGTCAAAGCTGAAACAGTTACAAGAACAACAAGCCCTAATTTTAGAACAAATCGATCGCGCGATCGCGCTGTTTGACCAGAACCATTGCCTCATCACTTATAATCAGGCTTTTGCAAGTTTAGGTAACTTCTCTCAAGAGTGGCTTAACTCTCACCCCTCTCAGGCAGAAATTCTAAATCAAATGGCACAGGAGGGCAATTGGTCAACCCCCCAACAACAAATTTTAGAAGACATTATTAAAAAAGCAGACTCTAACCCCACCCCTTGTAATATTGAACAGCCATCAGGAGAAAACTTACATATTTTAGTGACCGCTACCAGTGATGGGGGATATTTGCTCAAT
This window of the Euhalothece natronophila Z-M001 genome carries:
- a CDS encoding CobW family GTP-binding protein; its protein translation is MVATQTSVPVTVLTGYLGAGKTTLLNRILTHEHGKKVAVVINEYGEVGIDNQLVIDTDEEIFEMNNGCICCTVRGDLIRMIGNLMKRRDKFDHLVIETTGIADPAPVIQTFFMDEDVREQTNLDAVVTVVDAKHIHQHWDAEEAQEQIAFADVVLLNKTDLVTAEELQTLEQRIRSMNAMAKIYPTQDAKVEMDHILGVQAFNLDRALEVDPDFLGEDAHEHDETVGSIIINESGELDPEKLNNWIGELLRDRGPDIFRMKGILNVKGEENRVVFQGVHMLFDGKADRPWLPNETPKNELVFIGRNLDEAELKSGFQSCLT